Proteins from a single region of Cydia amplana chromosome 17, ilCydAmpl1.1, whole genome shotgun sequence:
- the LOC134655706 gene encoding b(0,+)-type amino acid transporter 1-like translates to MAEKESLKLENGNGIASVAGSTVKLKRELGLFSAVNLILGVMIGSGIFVSPASALKESGSVALCLIIWTVSGIISLLGALSFAELGTVVNKSGAEYAYFQEAFSKCHKFWGPLPAFTCAWIYVMILRPAEVAIIVMTFAAYAIQPFSIDIPAESRAQAVKLTSLSALFIMTYINITSVKLFVKVQNVFGVCKVFACLVVIGGGIYEIARGNTANLGKGFEGSTTNPGGIALALYSGLWAYDGWNSVTVVTEEIINPAVNVPLSISIAVPLITGLYVFMNVAYMTVLSFEDMTSVPAVAVEFGNRVLGPASFLIPLGVAIATFGCAMSVQFGVTRVCYTAAKGGHMLEVFSYVNMKRMTPAPAVAFQALLTAIFISIGNIQTLIEFASWFLWFFYGLGMVALLVLRRTQPDKERPYRVPTIVPCFVLLVAIFLSVLPIVHDPSVKYLMAIGFIVIGFVVYTLFVYYKKTPKTILDKLTFLTQVMFESVPPNSRQD, encoded by the exons ATGGCAGAAAAAGAATCCTTAAAACTTGAAAATGGAAATGGAATAGCAAGTGTTGCTGGTAGTACGGTGAAATTAAAACGAGAATTGGGGCTATTTTCGGcagttaatttaatattaggaGTCATGATCGGTTCAGGAATCTTTGTGTCTCCAGCATCAGCATTGAAAGAGTCAGGCTCAGTTGCATTGTGTCTTATCATCTGGACGGTGTCCGGAATCATAtccttattag GAGCATTGTCATTCGCAGAGTTAGGAACGGTTGTTAACAAATCCGGTGCAGAGTATGCATATTTTCAAGAAGCATTTAGCAAATGTCATAAGTTTTGGGGACCTCTTCCAGCATTTACTTGTGCATGGATTTATGTTATGATTTTAAGACCTGCAGAAGTTGCAATTATTGTTATGACATTTGCTGCGTACGCCATTCAACCATTTTCAATTGATATACCAGCTGAGAGTCGAGCTCAAGCTGTTAAACTAACATCCTTGTCAGCTTTGT TTATAATGACGTACATCAACATAACGAGCGTGAAACTGTTCGTGAAGGTGCAGAATGTGTTTGGAGTGTGTAAGGTGTTCGCATGCCTTGTTGTCATTGGAGGCGGGATCTATGAGATAGCTAGAG gCAACACTGCCAACTTGGGCAAAGGTTTCGAAGGCAGCACGACCAACCCGGGCGGGATAGCGCTCGCGCTGTACTCCGGCTTGTGGGCCTACGATGGCTGGAACAGCGTGACGGTCGTCACGGAGGAAATCATCAACCCAGCTGT aaaCGTTCCCCTCAGTATTTCCATAGCCGTTCCTCTAATCACAGGCCTCTACGTGTTCATGAACGTAGCCTACATGACGGTCCTAAGCTTTGAAGACATGACCAGTGTGCCCGCCGTGGCTGTGGAGTTTGGCAACCGCGTCCTGGGCCCTGCCAGCTTTTTAATACCGCTTGGGGTTGCTATCGCTACGTTCGGATGTGCTATGAGCGTACAATTCGGTGTTACCAG GGTCTGTTATACAGCAGCTAAAGGTGGACATATGTTAGAAGTATTTTCGTATGTAAATATGAAAAGGATGACACCGGCTCCCGCAGTAGCCTTTCAG GCATTGCTGACAGCTATATTTATTAGCATTGGCAATATCCAAACTCTCATAGAGTTCGCCAGCTGGTTCCTCTGGTTTTTCTACGGACTCGGAATGGTGGCATTGCTCGTTCTAAGAAGAACCCAGCCGGACAAAGAAAGGCCGTACAGAGTACCAACCATAGTGCCTTGCTTTGTGTTGCTAGTGGCAATATTCTTGTCAGTGTTGCCAATAGTCCACGACCCGTCTGTTAAATATTTGATGGCCATAGGCTTTATAGTCATTGGATTTGTTGTATACACACTTTTTGTGTATTATAAGAAAACGCCTAAAACTATTTTAG ataaattGACATTCCTGACTCAAGTGATGTTTGAGAGCGTTCCGCCGAACAGCCGCCAAGACtga
- the LOC134655631 gene encoding uncharacterized protein LOC134655631: protein MSNESNAQTCELLGNEIKALQSQCKELCYIIDNNEPMDISTINSNNVNGKKLCSIDSLAKQIQNDETPIITDSNVNTSTFLSEIKDKIIQVEELTAFTAGTVQDVCNENKRLKDSIKIVQEAKSRPWAGRCQVQPEHLQHAKQRFRTMKTELHGLIHSLFPGASDAITGVLAELIKVRMDETSSGYIQVTPENFHLIELLKDKNIISANPYNKMEVKLAF, encoded by the exons ATGTCTAACGAGAGCAACGCACAAACGTGCGAACTTCTAGGCAATGAAATAAAGGCGTTACAATCACAATGCAAGGAGTTATGTTACATTATCGATAACAACGAACCTATGGACATAAGTaccattaattccaacaatgTCAACGGAAAGAAGTTATGTAGCATAGACAGTCTGGCTAAGCAAATCCAAAACGATGAAACACCAATCATTACTGATAGTAATGTGAACACCAGTACATTTTTGAGtgaaataaaagataaaataatccAAGTAGAAGAGCTTACAGCATTTACGGCGGGTACGGTGCAAGATGTGTGCAATGAAAATAAAAG ATTAAAAGATAGCATCAAGATAGTCCAGGAGGCCAAGTCACGGCCGTGGGCAGGCCGGTGCCAGGTCCAGCCGGAGCATCTGCAGCATGCCAAGCAACGCTTTCGTACCATGAAGACGGAGCTGCATGGTCTCATACATTCACTCTTCCCCGGGGCTTCTGATGCCATTACAGGAGTTTTAGCA GAACTGATTAAAGTAAGAATGGATGAGACTTCCAGTGGCTATATCCAAGTAACTCCAGAGAACTTCCACCTGATTGAACTGCTTAAAGACAAGAACATAATTTCTGCCAACCCTTACAACAAGATGGAAGTCAAATTAGCTTTTTAG